A stretch of DNA from Desulfosarcina ovata subsp. ovata:
GATCTATTTTCCTGTTATATATTTTAAAATTAACATCTTTTTCTATTTTATTCAGCGCCTTAATATATCCTGTGCCTGGCTGCAATCTTAATTCTGAAAACATATAGGATATACTCGGTACAAGATTGTTATCCTTTATGAATTGTGTGTTTAATATTAGTTCTTCAACAGTGCTAAGTGGGTCAAACATGATCCATCCAATTTCAAAATGAATGCTAATTTTTCTAAGGGTCGCTATTGCTTGAGCAGCCTCAATTGCTGTGTGTGCTTTACCATAACGTTGAAGTTGAGAATCGGCCCCAGACTCAATGCCTAAAAACACTTTTCGCAAACCACATTCCTTTAATCGACGCAATATTGATTGTCTTTCTTCTGTCTCTGATATGCTCATACTTTTCGTAAAAATCGATGATGGCATAATACTGGTGTCAAAATTCATTGGATGAGGCAGTTCTTTTTGAATCTCCTCTATAATTTCAACGACAGACCTTGCGTCTTTAATATCTGCTCCAAGAAAGTCTTCATCGGCGAATGTGATATTGTGCACACCAAGTAAGGAAAGACTGTGAAGGTCATCTCTTAATCGGTTGCTTGGAAATCTTCGATATTCTTCACGCGTACCCTTAAAATCGGTTAAACCTCTTAGACAAAATCTGCATTTTGACCAGGAACACCCGCGGCTCAACTCGCAGAAAATTTGTCCACCCCCGTCAAGAACAGATTGAATATGCTTCCGATAGGGGTTCGGAGAAAGGTCTAAATCTATCAGATGCCTATCAGTTTTTGAAATTTGGTTTTTTCGCAAGTAAACAATTCCAGGAATATTTGACGGGTCAAGTGATAAACCCTTTATACGCTGCAGTAAAAGTTCTTTAAAGGCATATTCACCCTCTCCTGTAATTACATAAATATTAGGGAGCTTTTGGACCAAATCGCTGGCCATCTTAGTAGGAAGAGGACCTCCAAGGACGATCCAGCAATTATCACCAACTTTAGCTCTAATCCTTTCATATTCTTTCAGGATAAATGAGAAAGTGCCATATCCAACAGAAATACCAAGAATATCAGGCCGACTATTTTCCAAAAAATCAATTAATAAATCACAATTTCCTTGTGAAACAGAGACCATGTCAAATATGTCTAATTGCTCTAGATTTTCACCAAGGCAAGCTTTAGCAACCCCTCCTAATACAGATAAAGCATGCGTTTCGCCTATAGCAGGGTATCTTGATGAATATAGAGCAATCAAAGATACGCGAATTTTTGCGTATCTTATTTGACTCATTTGTCCTCCTTGAATTTTTCTTCAATTATTCGTATTTCATCTTGAATGCGCTGAATTCTATCATTAGATGAAATTGAATGATCGATAAACGTCGTTCTAATTATTTCTTTTTCGCGAGCAGTGAACTTAAAACCATTCATCCGACTGACAGCAAAAAGCATAATAGTGCGCAAGTCCCACCATCTAAGCCTTTGATCACGAATACTGTTACCTTTTAAACGAGCTAAAATTGCCTCACGGGTTCTATCCCATGAATATAGACCATTATCGGTAAAATGATAAATATCGCCATAAACATCGCCAAAATATACAAGTTGAACCGAGCGATTTTCAATGTCCCAACTTGATCCAGGAGAAAGTTTCTCAATGTAGTCCATTTCGATATCTTCATTACCATGTAAAATTGACCCTAAAGCGGCTATTCGAACGAGAAGCGAGTGATGCTCCGATTGGTAGGAAATACGTAGTATCTCAGGAAACTCTAAACATGGAATCCTGCCAATATAGTATAATAATTGTTCTCGAATACGCAAAGTAGGAGATATGTCTTCTTGGCATTTTGATAATTCACTCTCCATATCATTCAAATATTCTTTATAACGCTCAGAAAGCAGCTTAATTAGATACTCTCTTCCATTTTCATCAATCAAGCTGATTGCTTCTCTAACAAAACGATTAATTTCATAAGTGTATGTTCTAAGTAAAACATTATCGAGTTTTGTATTCCTATCTGATAATGCCTCAATTATATTATTCGCAAGCAAAAACTCACCAATTGTTTCGTGTCGGAATCCAGAAATACGATCAGGAAATCTTTCAACACGTAGAAGGTCAGCCGCCGCTGTATGAGATTCAATCATCGTCTTTGTGGGTTTATCTAACAGCACAGTTCTTCCCTTAACGGCTCCCCTTAAATCAAAAAGATTCTCAGCAATCTGAATATGAAAACTCCTAACTTCGCTTTCATCTGCAGAGGATGTGCCTCTATGAGCCTCTCTGCGTAGCCAATGATTGTAAAAATTATTGTAAAGCGAATATGCATTAGTAAAAGCGTTATCAGTTTCTATATTTTCACCTAAAAGGTAAAGAATAAGTGTCAAATGAAATGGATTGTTTGAAAATTCTGAGGCCTCTGGTGTAGATAACAAAAGGCGATTAAAACGACTCGGGAGTTCCGGAATTTCAAGCCGATCAGAATACATTTTTACAAACCAAAGTGTGTCGGTTTCACTCCATGGACAAAACTCGAGTACTTCACGAAAATGTTGTGTGTACTTTATTTGTGCTCCAAGTTGGTTAAAAAAATATTCAGTTCTACATGCGCACCATATGAATTCTGTTGTTTGGAAATTTTGGATAAATTCAGAAAAGAACCTATCTACTAATATAGAATCGATTTCATCAAGACCATCAACAAAATATATAATAGGCTTTTGACTTAGCCGCGCTTCGGAAATCGCGATTTCCAGTGGATATGAAGATTGCTGACTATCAATATATTGCACATAGTCACTAACATGACCAAAAACAGGAAAAGGGGAATTAGGCAAATCGATTTTAGCAGCCAAATCAAGAAAAAGTCTTCGAAGACTTGTGCTTTTACCTGCCCCAGGGGCCCCAATGAGAGCCACGTTTGAATTCCAATGCAAAAACTTAACCCAGTTTGTTAGTCTGTCAGCGGTGGTTGAATTCTTGTGGGGTAATAATTCTGGATCTACAAGAAGCTCTGGCCATAGAACACGTAGGCTTGGACTTTTCCTTGGGCTCCATGGGAGAAGGGATAAATTTAGAAGGCGCTCTGCCTGCGTCTTGACGCTTTTGGTTCCAATCTTGTTATGTTCATTCTTGGAGCTATTCTCTTGTGAATTGTCAATTGCCTGTTGCTCATGGCCAATTAAACGTTTTGCGTAGATACGGACAAATGTAAGCGGAGGCCTTAGCGGTGTTTCATTATGATCCTTTGCCATAACTTGAAACTTACGATATAGCTTTTCAAAGCTACCACTGTTAAGGTACTCAG
This window harbors:
- a CDS encoding B12-binding domain-containing radical SAM protein, with amino-acid sequence MSQIRYAKIRVSLIALYSSRYPAIGETHALSVLGGVAKACLGENLEQLDIFDMVSVSQGNCDLLIDFLENSRPDILGISVGYGTFSFILKEYERIRAKVGDNCWIVLGGPLPTKMASDLVQKLPNIYVITGEGEYAFKELLLQRIKGLSLDPSNIPGIVYLRKNQISKTDRHLIDLDLSPNPYRKHIQSVLDGGGQIFCELSRGCSWSKCRFCLRGLTDFKGTREEYRRFPSNRLRDDLHSLSLLGVHNITFADEDFLGADIKDARSVVEIIEEIQKELPHPMNFDTSIMPSSIFTKSMSISETEERQSILRRLKECGLRKVFLGIESGADSQLQRYGKAHTAIEAAQAIATLRKISIHFEIGWIMFDPLSTVEELILNTQFIKDNNLVPSISYMFSELRLQPGTGYIKALNKIEKDVNFKIYNRKIDPDTLSFKYKFINQGVDQIVSETHIWRDKIGSLHYPLKNLSRFGKGSVLGENINIAWEILSDIRFGLFQGFESLLTTNDSDYTVKNDSRTMVLDSARAASNKIIQLICQLHEKSQRQPVVRSLKEAASKFCNN
- a CDS encoding NACHT domain-containing protein translates to MDDLDDKIKRLLGEAIVPPLLASEEQYHSAFDESGVAKADDIISALSAEKIDLKRFAYLSIGGSSGAEILHVLSNTSMEYGVLLEYDDAAGALAEKKAKDLIPSKTLRVLRGDATQKIETCRRILLDLRDNGKIDGIVCSVQAVLHELPTRSPKHELEYLLGEALWDWNPCFFFCREPCSPQTWPEKVKLSVGNLSSERLEALANHIRGMLSMPGEVRRAGPRFILLHKDLAVELLFKIFYIDDYSYEIDERVTSLNPLLVAKVVEGILEGGEVRSEYLNSGSFEKLYRKFQVMAKDHNETPLRPPLTFVRIYAKRLIGHEQQAIDNSQENSSKNEHNKIGTKSVKTQAERLLNLSLLPWSPRKSPSLRVLWPELLVDPELLPHKNSTTADRLTNWVKFLHWNSNVALIGAPGAGKSTSLRRLFLDLAAKIDLPNSPFPVFGHVSDYVQYIDSQQSSYPLEIAISEARLSQKPIIYFVDGLDEIDSILVDRFFSEFIQNFQTTEFIWCACRTEYFFNQLGAQIKYTQHFREVLEFCPWSETDTLWFVKMYSDRLEIPELPSRFNRLLLSTPEASEFSNNPFHLTLILYLLGENIETDNAFTNAYSLYNNFYNHWLRREAHRGTSSADESEVRSFHIQIAENLFDLRGAVKGRTVLLDKPTKTMIESHTAAADLLRVERFPDRISGFRHETIGEFLLANNIIEALSDRNTKLDNVLLRTYTYEINRFVREAISLIDENGREYLIKLLSERYKEYLNDMESELSKCQEDISPTLRIREQLLYYIGRIPCLEFPEILRISYQSEHHSLLVRIAALGSILHGNEDIEMDYIEKLSPGSSWDIENRSVQLVYFGDVYGDIYHFTDNGLYSWDRTREAILARLKGNSIRDQRLRWWDLRTIMLFAVSRMNGFKFTAREKEIIRTTFIDHSISSNDRIQRIQDEIRIIEEKFKEDK